A genomic window from Ruminiclostridium cellulolyticum H10 includes:
- a CDS encoding response regulator: MLIVDDESIIRNGLYNMIPWSDLGVSGVLTASCAKEALKIAQNTELDIMLTDICMPEMDGLEMTKIMLEIIPDLKVIVLTGYDDFKYAQKSCSLGVKDFILKPVDEGSLIKCIKLQIDHIQSELQTEVENNIMSRKRMLENQREFEKSLMKLTEKSLDQPDVIEVPQCIKFADDCEYQVAVLTPEISENSIWNQHRNLLIMSIKSFFIDLVDAQNSGWTFQNSDGDIVVIFYVDKKSENAEEQISKLQEIIDVEFDVEMRMGIGPVVQNMSRIKNSYEIARKKFGVKKPPHDTDNNKHVDDYLNKKDKLLILKEKILASFHDTEAAKEYLKKYINEVKTSGVSKSVAEQKFYDLASAFYWEYLKTTGNSADGRLETLISTLQTNDLENCCVFTEMFIVKLMYTNKKQMHEIIEAATVFINKRLTEDLTVFTLAEQFHVARNYFSRLFKKEMGEGCNEYITRKRIEKAKHLLTVSRLKTYEVAEQVGYNDTNYFSLAFKKNTGMSPTEFRDRQNNPE; encoded by the coding sequence GTGTTGATTGTAGATGACGAAAGCATAATTCGCAATGGTCTTTACAATATGATACCATGGTCAGATTTAGGAGTAAGCGGTGTTCTGACAGCATCGTGTGCAAAGGAAGCCCTGAAAATAGCCCAGAATACCGAGCTGGATATAATGCTTACGGATATTTGTATGCCTGAAATGGACGGGCTTGAAATGACCAAAATTATGCTTGAGATTATACCTGATTTGAAAGTAATAGTGCTGACAGGCTATGATGACTTCAAATATGCTCAGAAAAGCTGTTCACTTGGGGTTAAAGACTTTATACTTAAGCCTGTTGATGAAGGAAGCCTGATTAAATGTATAAAATTGCAAATAGACCATATTCAATCGGAACTACAAACCGAAGTTGAAAACAATATTATGAGCCGTAAACGTATGCTTGAAAACCAGAGGGAGTTTGAAAAGTCGCTGATGAAGCTCACTGAAAAATCACTTGATCAGCCGGATGTTATAGAAGTACCGCAGTGTATAAAGTTTGCCGATGACTGTGAATATCAGGTTGCAGTATTGACTCCTGAAATATCTGAAAACAGTATTTGGAATCAGCACAGGAACTTGCTTATAATGTCTATAAAGAGCTTTTTTATTGATTTAGTGGATGCACAGAATTCAGGCTGGACTTTTCAGAATTCTGACGGTGATATAGTCGTTATTTTTTATGTAGATAAGAAATCGGAAAATGCTGAAGAGCAAATTTCAAAATTGCAGGAAATTATTGATGTGGAATTTGACGTAGAAATGCGGATGGGAATAGGTCCCGTTGTTCAAAATATGTCTAGGATAAAAAATTCATATGAAATTGCAAGAAAAAAATTCGGTGTAAAAAAGCCACCTCATGACACCGACAATAATAAGCATGTGGATGATTATTTAAATAAAAAGGATAAGCTTTTAATTCTGAAAGAAAAGATACTTGCCAGCTTCCATGATACTGAAGCTGCAAAGGAATATCTGAAGAAATACATAAACGAGGTTAAAACGTCCGGAGTTTCAAAATCCGTAGCCGAACAAAAGTTTTACGATCTTGCATCGGCTTTCTATTGGGAATATCTTAAAACCACAGGAAATTCTGCGGACGGTAGACTGGAAACACTGATTTCAACTCTTCAAACCAACGATTTAGAGAATTGCTGTGTATTTACCGAAATGTTTATTGTAAAACTCATGTATACCAACAAGAAGCAAATGCATGAGATAATTGAAGCGGCGACTGTATTTATCAATAAAAGACTTACGGAAGATCTGACAGTTTTTACTTTGGCAGAACAGTTTCATGTTGCAAGAAATTATTTTTCCAGACTTTTTAAAAAGGAGATGGGAGAGGGCTGCAACGAATATATAACCCGTAAACGTATCGAAAAAGCAAAGCATCTTCTCACTGTGTCAAGGCTTAAAACATATGAAGTTGCAGAACAAGTAGGGTACAATGATACAAATTATTTTTCACTGGCATTTAAAAAGAATACAGGCATGTCTCCCACAGAATTCAGGGACAGACAGAACAACCCGGAGTAA
- a CDS encoding methylated-DNA--[protein]-cysteine S-methyltransferase, giving the protein MKNINFFQTQIGRIGITEEDNRITNVFFETDYCMETVLDGKKSLQQSAFNINETSLLMEAGMQLNEYLEGKRIAFDLPLAPKGTDFMKSVWNCLLRIPYGKTRSYKEIAEAAGNPRACRAVGMANNRNPIPIFIPCHRVVGANGSLTGYRGGLEIKKKLLEIEKSKN; this is encoded by the coding sequence ATGAAAAACATAAACTTCTTTCAAACACAAATCGGGAGAATAGGCATTACAGAGGAAGATAACAGAATAACGAATGTTTTTTTTGAAACGGATTACTGTATGGAGACTGTATTGGATGGAAAAAAATCGCTGCAGCAGTCAGCATTTAATATAAATGAAACATCCCTTTTAATGGAAGCAGGTATGCAGCTTAACGAGTACCTAGAAGGTAAAAGAATAGCATTTGATTTACCGCTGGCTCCAAAAGGGACAGATTTTATGAAAAGCGTATGGAACTGTCTGCTCCGAATACCATATGGAAAGACAAGAAGCTACAAAGAGATAGCAGAAGCCGCGGGAAACCCAAGAGCATGCCGAGCGGTAGGAATGGCCAATAATAGAAACCCGATTCCAATATTTATACCCTGTCATCGTGTAGTTGGTGCAAACGGAAGCTTGACGGGATATAGAGGAGGTTTGGAAATAAAGAAAAAGCTTCTGGAAATAGAAAAATCAAAAAATTGA
- a CDS encoding beta-glucosidase family protein has protein sequence MAVNTRIFHCDEFFRLSREEKKEFQSIIQKELEENPIKHLDTEWGRFENLSPMSEEEIDRLAEEVLSEMTLEQKVYQMSCDNDARYAPLNPPRYNFIPYYAGEDLDLNIPAVKFTDGPTGIVMSYHATAFPVSIARGSTWDTELEERVGNVIGIEGRSGGANFFAGVCINLLRHPAWGRAQETYGEDTVLLGKMGAALTKGVQKHMMACVKHYAANSMENARFKVDVEMDERTLREIYLPHFKECVDAGAAAIMSAYNRVRGEWCGHHDYLLNQILNGEWGFKGFVMSDFIWGIRDTVDAANGGQCMEMYATQFFGKRLVDAVRDGKVDEIKIDAAVKRILREKIRFSFVGDKAQYSEEKMGCKEHAELAREVSEKSTILLKNEGLLPLEKDKIKKITVVGRLAVEPNTGDLKGSSAVFPPYVITPLQGILNEAGSGIEIKYADGRIPHQAQELSKDADVVVIIAGLTSLDEGEFITNGGDVGGDRKYLGLHPEDEDLIEAVSKANKNVIVVLQGGSTIIVEPWKNLAKAILIQWYPGMEGGTALANILFGKANPSAKLPITVPATPQQLPYFDMNATSIAYDYYHGYFLADKEKYPVSYPFGFGLSYTNYSYSNPKVTKNGDTITVSVDISNTGKIAGDEVVQLYIGYKGSKVERHVKDLKGFTKIHLEPGEKKTAIIEIDKEDLAYYCPESKQWVVEDIGYVALIGASSACKDLLKADFDLK, from the coding sequence ATGGCTGTAAATACTCGAATTTTTCACTGTGATGAGTTCTTCCGTCTTTCCAGGGAAGAAAAAAAGGAGTTTCAAAGTATTATTCAGAAGGAACTGGAGGAAAACCCCATAAAGCATCTTGATACTGAATGGGGCCGTTTCGAAAACCTGTCTCCGATGTCTGAAGAGGAAATTGACAGGCTTGCAGAAGAGGTTTTATCTGAAATGACTCTAGAGCAGAAAGTTTATCAGATGTCATGTGATAATGATGCACGGTATGCACCGCTAAACCCCCCAAGATATAACTTTATTCCATACTATGCAGGCGAAGACCTTGATCTGAATATACCTGCCGTTAAGTTTACAGACGGCCCTACAGGTATTGTTATGAGCTATCATGCTACAGCTTTTCCGGTATCGATAGCCCGTGGTTCAACATGGGATACGGAGCTTGAGGAGCGTGTGGGTAATGTAATAGGTATAGAAGGCCGCTCAGGAGGTGCAAACTTTTTCGCCGGAGTATGTATAAATCTCCTTCGCCATCCTGCATGGGGACGTGCACAGGAAACATATGGTGAAGATACTGTACTTTTAGGTAAAATGGGTGCCGCTTTAACAAAGGGCGTTCAAAAGCATATGATGGCCTGCGTAAAACACTATGCTGCCAACAGTATGGAAAATGCACGTTTTAAGGTAGACGTTGAAATGGATGAAAGAACCCTACGTGAAATATATCTGCCTCATTTTAAGGAATGTGTAGATGCAGGGGCAGCTGCAATTATGAGTGCCTATAACCGTGTAAGAGGAGAATGGTGCGGTCATCATGATTATCTCCTTAATCAGATTCTAAATGGAGAATGGGGTTTTAAGGGATTTGTAATGTCTGACTTTATCTGGGGTATAAGAGATACTGTAGATGCTGCAAATGGCGGACAATGCATGGAAATGTATGCAACACAGTTCTTTGGGAAAAGACTTGTTGACGCAGTAAGAGATGGTAAAGTAGATGAAATTAAGATAGATGCAGCAGTAAAGAGGATATTGAGAGAGAAAATAAGATTCTCATTTGTTGGAGACAAGGCACAGTATTCAGAAGAAAAAATGGGCTGTAAGGAACACGCAGAGCTGGCACGTGAGGTTTCTGAAAAGTCGACAATACTGCTAAAAAATGAAGGGTTACTTCCTCTTGAAAAAGATAAAATCAAAAAAATCACAGTTGTTGGAAGATTGGCGGTTGAGCCTAATACAGGTGATTTAAAGGGAAGCAGTGCGGTATTCCCTCCTTATGTGATAACACCGCTTCAGGGAATTTTAAACGAAGCAGGAAGCGGAATTGAAATAAAGTACGCGGACGGAAGAATACCACATCAGGCTCAGGAATTGTCAAAGGATGCAGATGTGGTTGTAATTATCGCGGGACTTACATCCCTGGATGAGGGAGAATTTATAACAAACGGCGGAGATGTGGGAGGAGACAGGAAATATCTCGGACTGCATCCAGAGGATGAGGATCTCATTGAGGCTGTATCAAAGGCGAACAAAAATGTTATTGTTGTTTTACAGGGTGGAAGTACTATAATAGTTGAACCATGGAAGAATCTGGCTAAAGCGATTCTTATTCAATGGTATCCGGGTATGGAGGGTGGAACAGCTCTTGCAAATATACTTTTCGGAAAAGCAAATCCTTCTGCCAAGCTGCCGATTACAGTTCCTGCAACACCCCAGCAGCTTCCATACTTCGATATGAATGCTACTTCCATTGCATATGATTACTACCATGGATACTTCCTTGCGGATAAAGAAAAGTACCCGGTTTCATATCCTTTCGGATTCGGACTCAGCTATACAAACTATAGCTACAGTAATCCAAAAGTAACAAAGAACGGCGACACAATTACTGTTTCAGTTGATATTTCCAATACTGGGAAAATAGCCGGAGATGAAGTTGTTCAGTTATATATTGGCTACAAGGGTTCAAAGGTTGAGCGCCATGTAAAGGATCTTAAAGGCTTCACTAAAATACACCTTGAGCCGGGAGAGAAAAAGACTGCAATAATTGAAATAGATAAAGAAGACTTGGCATACTATTGTCCTGAATCAAAGCAGTGGGTGGTTGAGGATATAGGGTATGTTGCATTAATAGGTGCATCTTCAGCCTGCAAGGATTTACTTAAAGCTGATTTTGATTTAAAATAA
- a CDS encoding CoA-disulfide reductase yields MSIKVVIVGGVAGGASAAARLRRLDENAEIILFEKGQHISFANCGLPYYIGEVITEKENLFVTTPEKMKQRFAIDVRVNSEVLRVDPVSKIVEIKDHEKNRIYTESYDKLVLSPGAEPIRPQLPGINSSRIFTLRNIPDTYSIKDYVDKMNPQRAVVVGAGFIGLEMAENLHLRGINVSVVELADHVIGPMDFDMAAIVHNHLRTKNVELILKDAVSAFDETETHINVTLSSGKVIKADMVIMGIGVRPDVRLAADAGLTIGSSGGIRVNEYLQTSDPDIYAVGDAIQVKDYISQNPALIPLAGPANKQGRIAADNICGGKEKYEGTQGTSIVKVFDLTVAVTGNGERLLQRNNIQYEKSFTHSASHASYYPGGIPMSIKLLFEKSNGKLLGAQIVGYDGVDKRIDILSTAIRAGMTVYDLEKLELAYAPPFSSAKDPVNIAGFTASNILQNNCKIFHWNEVDNINKGIGVLLDVREQVEFQLGTINGAVNIPLDGLRGRLHELPKDKTIFVFCQVGLRGYLASRILTQNGFEARNLSGGLKTYGMAVEKQTNEGIFDTHLPELHTLEETPSPITELDACGLQCPGPIMKVFDTMKSINENDIIQVKATDPAFQEDIKTWCNSTGNQLLDVKFENKTFIAKIKKGIKEDSPRDMKDRNANKNNKSMIVFSNDLDKAIASFIIANGAASMGRKVTMFFTFWGLNILRKPKNTTSIKKDFISRMFGVMMPKGSRKLSLSKMNMAGIGPKMIRNLMNKKNIYSLEELLTQAQKNGVEFVACNMSMDIMGIKKEELIDGVTIGGVASFLGSAEESDMSLFI; encoded by the coding sequence ATGAGCATCAAAGTAGTAATAGTAGGCGGAGTTGCAGGCGGTGCAAGTGCTGCCGCACGACTTAGAAGACTTGACGAAAACGCAGAGATCATTCTGTTCGAGAAAGGGCAGCATATATCTTTTGCCAACTGCGGCCTTCCCTATTATATAGGTGAAGTGATAACCGAAAAAGAGAATCTTTTTGTAACCACCCCCGAAAAAATGAAGCAACGATTTGCAATAGATGTAAGAGTCAATAGTGAAGTACTGAGAGTAGACCCTGTAAGTAAAATAGTTGAAATTAAAGACCATGAAAAAAACAGGATATATACAGAGTCATATGACAAGCTTGTACTGTCTCCCGGTGCAGAACCTATCAGACCGCAGCTTCCAGGAATTAATTCCTCAAGGATTTTCACTTTGAGAAATATCCCCGATACATACAGTATCAAGGACTATGTAGATAAAATGAATCCTCAAAGAGCTGTGGTTGTCGGGGCGGGTTTTATAGGTCTTGAAATGGCAGAAAACCTCCACTTGAGAGGAATAAACGTTTCTGTTGTAGAGCTGGCAGACCATGTCATTGGGCCTATGGATTTTGACATGGCAGCTATTGTTCATAACCACCTGAGAACGAAAAACGTTGAACTTATACTTAAGGACGCAGTATCAGCCTTTGATGAAACCGAAACCCATATAAACGTAACTCTTTCAAGCGGTAAGGTTATTAAAGCCGATATGGTCATAATGGGTATTGGTGTCAGACCTGATGTGCGATTGGCAGCCGATGCAGGGCTTACAATCGGAAGTTCGGGTGGAATCAGAGTTAACGAATATCTTCAGACTTCAGACCCCGACATTTATGCTGTAGGGGACGCTATTCAGGTAAAAGATTATATAAGCCAAAATCCGGCTCTTATACCTCTGGCAGGGCCTGCAAACAAGCAGGGTCGAATTGCCGCAGATAATATCTGCGGAGGTAAGGAGAAATATGAAGGAACTCAGGGAACATCTATTGTAAAAGTATTTGATCTGACCGTTGCCGTTACCGGTAACGGTGAGCGTTTACTTCAAAGAAACAATATTCAATATGAAAAATCCTTTACACATTCTGCCTCACACGCGAGCTATTATCCCGGTGGTATCCCCATGTCTATCAAGCTTCTTTTTGAAAAAAGCAACGGAAAGCTTCTGGGGGCTCAGATTGTAGGGTACGATGGAGTAGATAAGAGAATTGACATTCTCTCAACAGCCATAAGGGCAGGAATGACAGTATATGATCTTGAAAAGCTCGAACTTGCCTATGCCCCACCGTTTTCATCAGCAAAGGACCCAGTAAATATTGCCGGCTTCACTGCCTCAAACATACTTCAGAACAATTGCAAAATTTTTCACTGGAATGAAGTTGACAACATAAATAAAGGTATCGGAGTGCTGTTGGACGTCAGAGAACAGGTGGAGTTTCAGCTTGGAACAATAAACGGTGCAGTCAACATTCCACTAGATGGGCTCAGGGGCAGGCTCCATGAACTGCCCAAGGACAAAACCATATTTGTATTCTGCCAGGTAGGATTAAGGGGGTATCTTGCATCGAGAATACTGACTCAAAACGGTTTTGAAGCCAGAAATCTCAGCGGAGGCCTGAAGACTTACGGGATGGCTGTAGAGAAGCAAACAAATGAAGGTATTTTTGATACCCATTTGCCGGAGTTACACACTTTGGAAGAAACCCCCTCTCCCATAACCGAACTTGATGCATGTGGTTTGCAGTGTCCCGGTCCTATAATGAAAGTATTTGACACTATGAAGTCTATTAATGAAAACGATATTATCCAGGTTAAAGCAACCGATCCTGCCTTTCAGGAAGATATAAAGACCTGGTGTAACTCGACAGGGAACCAACTCTTAGATGTTAAGTTTGAAAACAAAACTTTTATTGCTAAAATAAAAAAGGGAATAAAAGAGGATTCTCCAAGGGATATGAAGGATAGGAATGCAAATAAAAACAATAAATCAATGATTGTTTTCAGCAACGATCTTGACAAAGCAATTGCGTCTTTTATTATAGCAAACGGTGCAGCCTCTATGGGAAGGAAGGTCACGATGTTTTTTACCTTCTGGGGCCTTAATATTCTAAGGAAACCAAAAAATACTACCAGTATAAAAAAAGACTTTATTTCCAGAATGTTTGGTGTTATGATGCCTAAGGGATCACGTAAATTGTCGCTGTCCAAAATGAACATGGCAGGCATAGGACCAAAAATGATACGTAACCTAATGAATAAAAAGAACATTTATTCTTTGGAGGAACTTCTTACACAAGCACAGAAAAACGGTGTTGAATTTGTAGCGTGCAATATGTCAATGGATATAATGGGTATTAAAAAAGAAGAACTTATTGACGGAGTTACTATTGGCGGTGTAGCTTCTTTCTTAGGCTCCGCAGAGGAATCTGATATGAGTTTGTTTATATAG
- a CDS encoding copper amine oxidase N-terminal domain-containing protein produces MKKIIAVLLCAILTFNSGIIMAAQTSSVTEDKTAKVVIDGIPLKLENVAVIKDKKLMLSTEIFTGLGVAKSSQVWDKSKTKLTLTKGKTKLIMQLNSSTATLNGTKKTVSVKPFLYKSKAYFPADFVASSFGRYINKDSQTNTYFLKDKSSFSKNKVLLDNALKSMNSVSKLKVKENADLSLKGSGLDIKLTSPISTSMDIKSKKALSTINYKMNVNGEVAENNILIAMTDNAKYSQVDKGEWTQQEMSKQEFAAGFTFNSILKYDNTVLSALTAINGKNKNEVILKGNVVIGSIISDFLTSQELVKNQIASKYVELTINKSTNCISKIILKESGTTTIEGTKYNFSTNYQMNFSDINGKFDVVLPSDLNS; encoded by the coding sequence ATGAAGAAAATTATTGCAGTACTGTTATGTGCGATTTTGACTTTTAACTCAGGAATTATAATGGCAGCACAAACCAGCTCAGTAACAGAGGATAAGACAGCAAAGGTTGTTATTGACGGAATTCCGTTAAAGCTTGAGAATGTTGCCGTTATTAAGGATAAAAAGCTAATGTTGTCAACTGAGATTTTTACCGGTTTGGGAGTGGCTAAAAGCAGTCAGGTTTGGGATAAAAGTAAAACAAAGCTAACTTTAACCAAGGGAAAAACAAAGCTTATTATGCAGCTCAACAGTTCAACCGCCACTTTGAATGGTACCAAAAAAACTGTTTCGGTAAAACCTTTTTTATATAAAAGCAAGGCATATTTTCCTGCTGATTTTGTAGCAAGTTCCTTCGGTAGATATATAAATAAGGATAGTCAAACCAATACATATTTCCTCAAGGATAAATCTTCGTTTTCAAAAAATAAGGTGCTTTTAGATAATGCTCTAAAATCAATGAACTCGGTTTCAAAGCTAAAGGTCAAAGAGAATGCTGATCTTTCATTAAAAGGAAGCGGTTTAGATATAAAACTCACTTCACCGATATCAACATCAATGGATATAAAATCAAAAAAAGCACTGAGTACTATTAACTACAAAATGAATGTAAACGGTGAAGTTGCAGAAAATAATATTCTAATCGCAATGACGGATAACGCGAAATATTCCCAGGTGGACAAGGGCGAATGGACTCAACAGGAAATGAGCAAGCAAGAATTTGCAGCAGGCTTTACGTTCAATTCTATTCTCAAGTATGATAATACAGTCTTATCTGCATTGACCGCCATTAATGGGAAAAATAAGAACGAAGTTATTCTTAAAGGAAACGTTGTTATTGGCAGTATCATATCAGATTTTCTAACAAGTCAAGAGCTTGTCAAAAATCAAATTGCTTCTAAATATGTTGAGTTAACTATAAATAAAAGTACAAACTGTATTAGTAAAATTATATTAAAAGAATCGGGGACTACTACGATAGAAGGAACAAAGTACAATTTTTCCACAAACTATCAAATGAATTTTTCAGATATAAACGGAAAGTTTGATGTAGTTTTGCCAAGTGATTTAAACTCATAG
- a CDS encoding CPC_1213 family protein, whose protein sequence is MSSNRKNKKSNKQKEDGAFHSKNIKHDPQAESARAKFGKETPASE, encoded by the coding sequence ATGAGTAGTAACAGAAAAAATAAAAAAAGCAATAAGCAGAAGGAAGATGGTGCTTTCCACTCTAAAAATATAAAGCATGATCCACAGGCGGAAAGTGCCAGGGCAAAATTCGGTAAGGAAACGCCTGCATCGGAGTAA
- a CDS encoding ArsR/SmtB family transcription factor, protein MIDLKVYEKKADKIKALAHPQRLCIVKGLIDGGCNVSKIQECLGLPQSTVSQHLAKLKSAGIIDGERKGLEICYNVIDEEIINIVKILLKDEIAKG, encoded by the coding sequence TTGATAGATTTAAAAGTTTACGAAAAAAAAGCCGATAAAATCAAAGCACTGGCCCATCCTCAAAGGCTTTGTATTGTAAAAGGTCTGATAGATGGAGGATGCAACGTTTCAAAGATACAAGAATGCCTTGGGCTTCCACAGTCTACGGTATCACAACACCTTGCAAAATTGAAGTCGGCAGGCATAATTGACGGAGAGCGAAAGGGGCTTGAAATTTGCTATAATGTAATTGATGAGGAGATTATCAATATTGTAAAAATCCTTCTAAAAGATGAAATTGCTAAAGGCTAG
- a CDS encoding radical SAM protein: MDRSSLSEYMSRTVENIVSHTIRSTLKNPKETAFLIKYLFTTKIAAARRLKSEKAGLHIPPFLIASITKSCNLRCSGCYARELHSCSDEVRDSQMTCQRWNEIFREAESLGISFILLAGGEPLMRRDVVVKAADSKNIIFPIFTNGLLMNNFYIDLFNKNRNLIPVLSIEGYQEETDQRRGQGTYKALLEVMGKLDDSGIIYGTSVTVTTQNIEEVSGKKFIDILSNLGCKIIFYVEYVPAEEGTDYLAPTEKERESLAERLTGLQSDYKDILFLSFPGDEKATGGCLAAGRGFFHINADGGAEPCPFSPQSDTNLREVCLKDALKSPLFARLDSEGLLLGEHRGGCMLFEKKAEVDALMGL, encoded by the coding sequence ATGGATAGAAGCAGTCTTTCTGAATACATGAGCAGAACCGTAGAAAATATTGTGAGCCATACCATCAGGTCAACTTTAAAAAATCCAAAGGAAACAGCTTTTCTAATAAAATATTTATTTACTACAAAAATAGCAGCAGCCAGGCGATTGAAAAGTGAAAAAGCAGGACTTCATATTCCTCCATTCTTGATAGCAAGCATAACTAAAAGCTGCAATTTAAGATGCAGTGGTTGCTATGCAAGAGAATTACATTCTTGCTCTGATGAAGTACGGGACAGTCAGATGACATGCCAGCGATGGAATGAAATATTCCGGGAGGCAGAGAGTTTGGGGATTTCATTTATACTTTTGGCCGGAGGAGAGCCTTTGATGAGAAGAGATGTGGTTGTAAAAGCTGCGGACAGCAAAAATATAATTTTCCCCATATTTACCAATGGCTTATTGATGAATAACTTTTACATAGATTTGTTCAACAAAAATAGAAATCTGATACCTGTATTAAGCATTGAGGGTTACCAGGAGGAAACTGACCAAAGGCGGGGACAGGGTACATACAAAGCATTGTTAGAAGTGATGGGCAAGCTGGATGACAGTGGAATAATTTACGGTACATCTGTGACGGTAACGACACAAAATATTGAGGAAGTTTCTGGGAAAAAATTTATTGATATTTTATCAAATTTGGGATGTAAAATCATTTTTTACGTGGAATATGTTCCGGCAGAAGAAGGAACCGATTATCTCGCTCCAACGGAAAAGGAACGTGAGTCGCTGGCAGAAAGACTCACAGGGTTGCAGTCAGATTACAAGGACATATTGTTTTTGTCGTTTCCGGGAGATGAAAAAGCAACTGGAGGCTGCTTGGCAGCAGGAAGAGGATTTTTCCATATAAATGCTGACGGTGGGGCAGAGCCATGCCCATTTTCGCCTCAATCAGATACAAATCTCAGGGAAGTATGTCTTAAGGATGCCTTGAAGTCACCCTTGTTCGCCAGACTTGACAGTGAAGGACTGCTACTGGGAGAGCACAGGGGAGGCTGCATGTTATTTGAGAAAAAAGCTGAGGTAGATGCACTTATGGGCTTATAA